The stretch of DNA CGTCTCTAGCACCATCATCCAAGGGAAGAAGCTTTCCTTCCACCTCTTCAGCACGCTTCAAAAGCATGCCTAAACTTTCATGATCATGAGAAAAAAATGTTAAAACCCGTGCACGCGAAAGAAGAGCAGCATTAAGTTCGAAAGAAGGATTTTCGGTCGTTGCACCGATAAGTACTACAGTACCATTTTCCATCACAGGAAGAAAACTATCCTGCTGTGCACGATTAAACCGATGAATTTCATCAACAAAGAGAAGCGTTTTATCCCCAGACATAAAACGCCTCTGTGCAACTTCAAAAATCTTTTTAAGTTCAGAAACGCCTGTAAAAATAGCAGAAACTTGTTCAAACGCGAAATTTGTTTCAAGTGCTAACAAGCGTGCAACTGTTGTTTTTCCCGTCCCTGGAGGTCCCCAAAAGATCAGCGATCCAATTGAGCCCGCTGCCACCATCCGTGAAAGCAAACCATCTTCTCCAATTAAATGCTTTTGTCCCACAACTTCATTGAGAGAACAAGGACGCATTCTTTCTGCAAGTGGCTGATTTTTATTAACTTTAGGATCAAACGACGAAGTAAAAAAATCTTTCTTCAAAAAAACCTCAACGAATAAATTGGCGAATATACATACCATCACGTTCATATTCCAATTGCCAAGTACGTGAACGCGTCTGCATAAGAACCTTTTTCAACTGATGAACTGTTTGAATTTTATGGCCATTTACAACACGTAAGATATCTCCGGGCCGAAAAATTCCAGAAGCATTGCTCATTTCATCAAGATCGGTAATCACAACACCTTTTGCCGATATAGGAAGATGAAACCGTCGACTATTTTGCGGTGTTAAATCTAACACTTCAGCACCAGCAAGAGGACTATCACCCGTAATTTTTTCAGATTTTACAGATGCAGTTTCCGATATTGATGCAACCATTATTTGTGTTTTTAAAGTTTTGCCACTTCGTAAATATTCCAAAGCAAGGCTATGACCCACGTCAGCCGTCATCAAACGATACCCAAGACTATCTGGATTATCAACGCGCACCCCCTGCACACTCAAAATAACATCACCTACTTTCAAGCCAGCTTTTTCAGCAGGACTGTCTTTGATAATTTCAATAATAAGAGCCCCATAGGGACGTTCTAAACCTAAACCACCAGCAATATCAGGAGTAACATTTTGAAAGGATGCCCCAATATAAGGCGGAACAAAATATTTTCCACCGCGTTTAACAGTAGCAAGCATCACTTTTACAAGATTAACTGGAATAGCAAAACCAATCCCTACAGAGCCACCGGAACGCGAATAAATAGCCGTATTAATTCCGATTAATTGCCCCTTCATATCAATTAAAGCGCCACCAGAGTTTCCTGGATTAATGGCTGCATCTGTTTGAATAAAAAAGTCAAAGTCGGAAATCCCAACACGTGTACGCGCTTGCGCTGAAACAATACCACTTGTAACCGTTTGACCAACACCAAAAGGATTACCAATAGCCAAAACAAGATCACCAACTTCAACAGTATCAGAATCCCCCAAAGGTAGAACAGGAAACTGAGTATCTTTTACATCAACTTCAAGAATGGCAATATCCGTTGCTTCATCCTTGAGCACGACCTTACTCTCAAACTCTCGCCCATCAGAAAAAGCCACTTTAATTTCGCTTGCATCTTTAATGACATGATAATTTGTAACAATCAAACCACGCGCATCAACAATCACGCCTGATCCTAATGATGATTGCTTACGGACAGGAAAATTATTTTGCAGACGACCAAAAAATTGCTCAAAAAATGGATCGCCCGCAAAAGGTGATCGCGCTCTAATTTGTCGAGCCGCATAAATATTTACAACGGATGGTACTGTCTTTTTAACCAAAGGAGCAAATGAAAGAGTGATTTCTTTTTCTGTTTGAGGAACATGAGCATAGATATGATCAAACGATATCAGCATCATAATCGCACAAAAAAGCCACACCCAAAAAGAATACCTCATAATCTACTCCTTATAAAACCAGCCCATTCTGTTGAAGATTCATAGAATTCTAAAAAAACATCCCCGCAAATAAAGGATCTCTATTAATAATATTTCATAATAGAGACTAAAAACAACCCATTTAAACAATAAAATATTATAAAAATCAAATAATTCAATATGCTATAATTTTCTCTCACCATCTATTTCTCAAGTAAAACAAACTTAAAAATACGCATAAAAAAACCGCCTAAAACAAGGCGGCCTTAAAAAATCCAATTGAATAAAAAGCTTATGAGGTTGTTCCCTTTTCATTCTCTAAAGCTTCGATACGAGCACGATCCCCAGCACCCTTTGCTTCAACATCACGATCAACAAATTCTATAACAGCCATAGGCGCATTATCTCCAGTACGAAATCCCGCTTTCATAATACGCAAATACCCACCGTTGCGTGATGCATAACGCGGCGCAAGTGTATCAAATAACTTTGCCACTTTCCCTGTATCACGAAGTGCAGCAATTGCTTGTCGGCGCGCATGCAAACCACCACGCTTACCAAGAGTAACAAGTTTTTCAACAATAGGACGAATTTCCTTAGCCTTTGGAAGTGTTGTCACAATCTGCTCATGCTCGATCAACGACGTTGCCATATTTGCAAACATCGCTTTACGGTGACTGGCAGTCCGATTCAACTTGCGGCCTGACTTACTATGGCGCATAAGCCCTCTCCTTAAACTCTAATTTTAATATTGATCTTCATAACGTTTAGCAAGATCATCAATGTTTTCAGGCGGCCATGCAGGAATTTCCATTCCGAGATGCAATCCCATACATGCCAAAACTTCTTTAATCTCATTCAATGACTTACGACCAAAATTTGGTGTCCGAAGCATTTCAGATTCTGTTTTTTGAATAAGATCACCAATATAGACAATATTATCATTCTTAAGACAATTTGCCGAACGAACGGAAAGTTCTAATTCATCCACTTTTTTGAGAAGTGCAGGATTAAAGGAAAGCTCAGAATCAGCCTCCTCAACAGGCTCCTTCTGTGGTTCTTCAAAGTTAATAAATAATGATAATTGATCCTGGAGAATGCGTGCAGCAAAAGCAACAGCATCTTCTCCATTAACAGCACCATTCGTTTCAATCGTTAACGTCAATTTATCATAATCGAGAACTTGACCTTCACGCGTATTTTCCACTTTATAAGACACTTTACGAATTGGTGAATAAAGACTATCAATTGGAATAAGTCCTATGCGCCCATCATCAACACAATTACGATCCGATGGAACATACCCCTTTCCTGTGTTGACAATAAATTCCATACGAATTTCAGCATCTTCATCAAGCGTACAGATAACATGATCTGGATTAAGAATTTCCATATCCCCAACGGTATTGATATCCCCCGCTCTCACAACACCAGGCCCCTCTTTATAAACGACGAGACGTTTAGGTCCTTCTTCTTCCATACGAAGTGCAATTTCTTTTATATTCAGAATAATATCTGTAACATCTTCACGAACGCCTGGAATCGATGAAAATTCATGTAAGACGCCATCAATCTGTACAGCAGTAATAGCAGCACCACGAAGCGAAGACAATAACACACGACGAAGCGCATTTCCTAATGTTAAGCCAAACCCCCGCTCAAGAGGCTCAGCAATTACGCTTATAATATTTGAATTATCATGCGTAAATGATTCAACCTTATTGGGTTTAATAAGTTCCTGCCAGTTTTTCTGGATCATATTTTTATTCCCGTTCTTTAGTTCCGTTACCATTCAATCGTAACGACCAATGTGAACATCAGAGAAATCTCCGACAACAAAAAACAACACCCAATTAAACACGCCGCCTTTTCCGAGGACGACATCCATTATGAGGAATTGGTGTTACATCACGAATAGAAGTAATGACAAAACCAACAGATTGCAACGCACGTAGAGCAGATTCACGCCCTGCCCCAGGACCACAAACCTCAACTTCCAAAGAACGCATACCGTGTTCCTGTGCTTTTCTCGCACAATCTTCCGCAGCAACTTGAGCGGCAAAAGGCGTAGACTTACGCGCCCCTTTAAAACCCTGAGCACCAGCAGACGACCACGCAATTGCATTCCCCTGAGCATCAGTAATCGTAATCATTGTATTATTAAATGTTGAATTGATATGCACAACACCCGATGAAATATTCTTACGTTCGCGACGACGAACACGTGTGGCTTCCTTGGCCATATTTTTCCTTTCAACGATCTCATCACTGCCGTAATATCAGCAGCTCCACCTTCTTTTCCTTGTCAAACCGACTTCAACAAGAAACAGAATATATAAAAAACCTTTCACACAGTTTCTTATTTCTTCTTACCAGCGATTGCCTTAGCAGGTCCCTTACGCGTACGAGCATTTGTATGTGTACGCTGTCCCCGGACAGGCAAAGACCGACGATGACGCAATCCACGATAACAACCAAGGTCCATCAAACGCTTAACATTCATAGCGACTTCACGACGAAGATCACCTTCAACTTGATAGCCCTGATCTATCGCCTCACGAATCTGCAACACCTCAGCATCTGAAAGCTCATGCACACGACGCCCTGTGGGAATGCCAACCTTTTCAGTAATTTCTTGAGCAAATTTTGGTCCAATCCCGTGGATATATTGAAGCGCAATAATTACACGCTTATTTGTCGGGATATTGACGCCAGCAATACGAGCCACGCCTATTCTCCTTAGTTATGTTGACAAATTGTTATAAAATACCTGATGTACCTTACAGAAAAAAATAGACTCAGAACAAAGTTCTCCCGAATCCGCTTATTTAACCGAAATAAATTAAAGTTGTTTGTGATAGATTTTATCTCAAAAGTCAACTCTTTTCATTTACTTCTCAAAAAAATCTCATGAAAGAAAACCTTTAATTATACGTGTCACCTCAGCAATACCAATCATTCCATCAATAACCTTCAACATTCCTCTCTCTGAATAAAATTTTGATAAAGGAGAGGTTTTTTCACGATATTCTACTAATCTTTTTGCAAAAGCAACAGGGTTATCATCTAAACGGACCTGCCCACCAGCCGCAACCGTCTCCTGAACACGCCTTTCCATACGTTCAATCAATGCGTCTTCATTAACACACAACTCAATAACAGCATCAAGCCGCATATTTTTTGACTCAAGTATCTGTTGTAACGCTTCTGCCTGCCCTACAGTCCTTGGATATCCATCCAAAATAAAACCGTTTATACAATCAGCCTCATCAATCCGATCTGATACGATTTGATTAACAATGCTATCAGGAACCAAAGCACCAGAACTTATAATAGCTTTAGCTTTTTTACCAACTTCCGTTTCTTTAGCAATAACCTCACGCAACATATCCCCTGTTGATAAATGAGGAATATTATATTCCTCAGTTAACATTTTAGCTTGCGTCCCTTTCCCTGCTCCAGGAGGACCTAAAAGAACAACTCTCATCGATTTCTTCTACCTCCACGAAGTTTTGATTTTTTTATCAATCCTTCATATTGGTGCGCAACAAGATGCCCTTGGATTTGAGCGACCGTATCAAGAGTAACAGTCACAACAATTAACAAAGACGTTCCCCCAAGATAAAAAGGAACTTGAAATGCCGATATCATAAACTCAGGCAATAAACAAACTAAGATAATATAAAGTGCACCCACAACAGTAATACGCGTTAAAACATAATCAATATATTCCGCTGTACGCTCACCTGGACGAATTCCTGGAATAAAACCAGAATGTTTTTTCAACTGATCCGCAGTATCACTCGGATTAAACACAATAGCCGTATAAAAAAAGCAAAAAAATGCCATTAAAAATGCGTAGATAATCATATAAAGTGGCTGTCCGTGACCAAGAGAATAAGAAATAGCCTGAACCCATTGCGGCATTTTATCAGAAAAGTTATTAATAGTAGCGGGTAATAACAATAAAGATGAAGCAAAAATAGGCGGAATGACACCAGCAGTATTCAACTTTAAAGGAAGATGCGACATATCACCTTGAAACATTTGATGACCAACCTGACGCTTCGGGTACTGAATAAGGATTCGCCGTTGCGCGCGTTCTATAAAAACAATAAGTCCAATAACCAAAACAGCAATAAGAACAATTGTTACTAAAAGAAAAGTTGATAAATCAGCCTGACTATGTGCAGTCAAAAGCTGAGCAAAAGTAGAAGGAAGATTGGCTACAATCCCCGTAAAAATGATGAGAGAAACTCCATTACCAACACCGCGTGAGGTAATTTGCTCACCAAGCCACATGAGAAACATTGTTCCGCCAACAAGTGTGATAACAGAAGAGATGCGAAACATGAGACCTGGTTCTACAACAATTTGAAGCCCTGTCCCTATACCGCTTTCAAGCGCAACCGCAATACCAAAAGCTTGCAAAATAGCCAATATGACCGTTACATAACGCGTATATTGATTAATAACCTTACGACCTATCTCACCCTCTTTTTTAAGAGTCTCCAAAGAAGGAATAACGGACGTGAGCAATTGTACAATAATAGATGCCGATATATAAGGCATAATACCCAAGGCAAAAATTGCCATACGCCCAACAGCGCCGCCAGCAAACATATTAAAGAGTCCTAGGACACCTGATGCATGATGTTCAAATGTTTGCCGTAAAGCATCAATATTAATACCTGGAAGAGAAATATAAGTGCCGAAACGATAGACAAGAAGCGCTGCTAGAGTAAACCAGATGCGTTTCTTTAATTCAGTTGCACGCGAAAAGGTACCGAAGTTTATATTGGAAGCAAATTGCTCTGCTGCTGATGCCATAAAACGTCTCCACTTCACACTCCAGTTCTTTAAATCACAGAAGTATCCTAAAATTTATATCTTTATACACAAATAATTGCAGAACTTAAACAATTCTCCAAAAAATATTCAAAAGAATAGTACCTCTTATTTAAATCATAACTGATACTAAAAAATTATCCAACAACTTCAGGGGAAATAACCTGACCACCTACTTTTTCAACCTTAACACGAGCAGCTTGTGAAGCACCAGAAACATGAAAGGTAATTTTAGCTTTCAAATCACCATCAGAAAGAAGACGAACCCCATCCTTCTCGCGACGAATAATACCAGCCTCTTTCAAAGCAATCATATCAACAGGCTTTTCAATATTCAACTTACCAGTATCAACGGCCAACTGAATACGTCCCAGTGAAACTTCATTATAGATTTTAGAAAAGAAATTTTTAAATCCACGTTTTGGTAAACGACGATAGATAGGCATTTGCCCACCTTCAAAACCATTCAAGGAAACACCAGAACGGGATTTTTGCCCTTTCACACCGCGACCACCAGTTTTACCAGTCCCTGAACCAATACCACGCCCAATACGCTTACGATTTTTTGTTGCACCTTCGCAATCACGTAGTTCATTGAGTTTCATATCTAATACTCCTGCAACCCTTAATCTTCATCTATAACGCGAACAAGATGCCGAACCCGAGCAATCATACCCCGTACACACAGTGTATCTTCTAAAACGCGCCGCCGACGCATTTTATTGAGTCCAAGACCCTTTAAGGTTGCACGCTGAATCTGTGAGTTTCGAATAGGGCTTCCAATTTGCTCTACTGTCACAGTTTTACCACTCTGAGATTTTTTCTGAACCATTTTCTAATTCCTTTTCTGACAATCTCAGAAACTACCCTTCTACGTCGACCAAATGGCGACGACGCGCCTGTAAAGTCGAATATTTTATACCACGCTGAGCAGCAATATCTCTCGGATGCATTTGATGTTTCAATGCATCAAATGTTGCACGAACCATGTTATAAGGATTGGATGATCCTAGTGATTTTGCAACAACATCCTGCATACCAAGAGCTTCAAAAATAGCACGCATCGGTCCCCCTGCAATAATACCCGTACCAGCAGACGCTGAACGGAGCAAAACACGCCCCGCTCCGTGACGACCTTCAAGATCATGATGCAGTGTACGTCCAGACCGAAGCGGAACATAAATCATCCCACGCTTTGCAGATTCCGTTGCTTTACGAACGGCTTCTGGAACTTCACGGGCTTTACCATGTCCAAAACCTACACGCCCTTTTTGATCTCCAACGACAACAAGAGCAGCAAAACCAAAACGCCGACCACCCTTTACAACCTTAGCAACACGATTAATATGAACGAGCCTATCGACAAACTCATTATCGCGTTCTTCTCTCTCACCACGTTCTTTTTGTGCCATTCCTCATTCCTTTTTCTTTTCCGGAAGCACGATAACAAAGCTCCTCATCAAACCAGAAGAACTTAAACGAAATACTCTAAAGTATCCCTCCTCATCCAATAAGGAGGAAACTTTAAAAGCTCAAACCACCTTCACGAGCAGCCTCAGCCAAAGCTTTGACTCGACCATGGTATACATAGGCTCCACGATCAAAAACCACTTCATTAACACCAGCTTTCTTCGCACGCTCAGCAATTAACTTACCAACGGCAAAAGCGGCCTCTTTATCAGCACCACTTTTTAATGATTTTTTCAAATCACTTTCAAGAGTAGAAGCTGAAACAAGCGTACATCCCCGTAAATCATCAATAACCTGCGCGTAGATGTTCTGATTGGAACGATAAACGCTAAGCCGAGGACGATCATGAGAAACCATCTTGATTCTACGACGAACACGTCTTGCACGACGCTGGATAATGTCCTTAGATGAAACCATAATACAAAATCCTTATTTCTTTTTACCTTCTTTACGGAAGATACGTTCATCTGCATGCTTAACACCTTTACCTTTATAAGGCTCAGGTCTACGATATTCGCGAATCTCCGCTGCAACTTGTCCAACCTGCTGTTTATCAATACCAGAAATAACAATCTCTGTAGGCTTAGGAACAGTTACAGTAACACCCGATGGAACTTTATACACCACGTCATGCGAAAAACCTAGAGAGAGTTGAATATCCTTACCCTGCAAAGCAGCACGATAACCAACCCCATTGATCTCTAACCTTTTTTCAAAACCATCTTTTACACCACAAAAAATATTCTCAATCATTGAGCGTGACATACCCCACTTAGAGCGCGCATCTTTTGACTGATCCCGCGGCATAACGGATATGACATTTTCCTCGAATTTAACTAAAACTTCATCATTAACGACGTAACTTAGTTCACCTTTTGGACCTTTTGCCTTAACCAGCTGACCTTCAACGGTAGCAGTAACCCCAGAAGGAATTGAAATGGGTCTTTTTCCAATACGAGACATTGTTCTAACCTACTTTTTCTTCCGTTTTCTTGACATACCTTAGAAAACACGACAAAGGAGTTCTCCACCAACATTCTGTTCACGCGCTTCATGATCAGCCATAA from Bartonella tribocorum CIP 105476 encodes:
- the rplF gene encoding 50S ribosomal protein L6 — protein: MSRIGKRPISIPSGVTATVEGQLVKAKGPKGELSYVVNDEVLVKFEENVISVMPRDQSKDARSKWGMSRSMIENIFCGVKDGFEKRLEINGVGYRAALQGKDIQLSLGFSHDVVYKVPSGVTVTVPKPTEIVISGIDKQQVGQVAAEIREYRRPEPYKGKGVKHADERIFRKEGKKK
- a CDS encoding DNA-directed RNA polymerase subunit alpha; this translates as MIQKNWQELIKPNKVESFTHDNSNIISVIAEPLERGFGLTLGNALRRVLLSSLRGAAITAVQIDGVLHEFSSIPGVREDVTDIILNIKEIALRMEEEGPKRLVVYKEGPGVVRAGDINTVGDMEILNPDHVICTLDEDAEIRMEFIVNTGKGYVPSDRNCVDDGRIGLIPIDSLYSPIRKVSYKVENTREGQVLDYDKLTLTIETNGAVNGEDAVAFAARILQDQLSLFINFEEPQKEPVEEADSELSFNPALLKKVDELELSVRSANCLKNDNIVYIGDLIQKTESEMLRTPNFGRKSLNEIKEVLACMGLHLGMEIPAWPPENIDDLAKRYEDQY
- the rpsM gene encoding 30S ribosomal protein S13; the encoded protein is MARIAGVNIPTNKRVIIALQYIHGIGPKFAQEITEKVGIPTGRRVHELSDAEVLQIREAIDQGYQVEGDLRREVAMNVKRLMDLGCYRGLRHRRSLPVRGQRTHTNARTRKGPAKAIAGKKK
- the rpmD gene encoding 50S ribosomal protein L30, coding for MVQKKSQSGKTVTVEQIGSPIRNSQIQRATLKGLGLNKMRRRRVLEDTLCVRGMIARVRHLVRVIDED
- the rpsK gene encoding 30S ribosomal protein S11, translated to MAKEATRVRRRERKNISSGVVHINSTFNNTMITITDAQGNAIAWSSAGAQGFKGARKSTPFAAQVAAEDCARKAQEHGMRSLEVEVCGPGAGRESALRALQSVGFVITSIRDVTPIPHNGCRPRKRRRV
- the rplO gene encoding 50S ribosomal protein L15 translates to MKLNELRDCEGATKNRKRIGRGIGSGTGKTGGRGVKGQKSRSGVSLNGFEGGQMPIYRRLPKRGFKNFFSKIYNEVSLGRIQLAVDTGKLNIEKPVDMIALKEAGIIRREKDGVRLLSDGDLKAKITFHVSGASQAARVKVEKVGGQVISPEVVG
- the rplR gene encoding 50S ribosomal protein L18 — its product is MVSSKDIIQRRARRVRRRIKMVSHDRPRLSVYRSNQNIYAQVIDDLRGCTLVSASTLESDLKKSLKSGADKEAAFAVGKLIAERAKKAGVNEVVFDRGAYVYHGRVKALAEAAREGGLSF
- a CDS encoding DegQ family serine endoprotease, which produces MRYSFWVWLFCAIMMLISFDHIYAHVPQTEKEITLSFAPLVKKTVPSVVNIYAARQIRARSPFAGDPFFEQFFGRLQNNFPVRKQSSLGSGVIVDARGLIVTNYHVIKDASEIKVAFSDGREFESKVVLKDEATDIAILEVDVKDTQFPVLPLGDSDTVEVGDLVLAIGNPFGVGQTVTSGIVSAQARTRVGISDFDFFIQTDAAINPGNSGGALIDMKGQLIGINTAIYSRSGGSVGIGFAIPVNLVKVMLATVKRGGKYFVPPYIGASFQNVTPDIAGGLGLERPYGALIIEIIKDSPAEKAGLKVGDVILSVQGVRVDNPDSLGYRLMTADVGHSLALEYLRSGKTLKTQIMVASISETASVKSEKITGDSPLAGAEVLDLTPQNSRRFHLPISAKGVVITDLDEMSNASGIFRPGDILRVVNGHKIQTVHQLKKVLMQTRSRTWQLEYERDGMYIRQFIR
- the secY gene encoding preprotein translocase subunit SecY, translating into MASAAEQFASNINFGTFSRATELKKRIWFTLAALLVYRFGTYISLPGINIDALRQTFEHHASGVLGLFNMFAGGAVGRMAIFALGIMPYISASIIVQLLTSVIPSLETLKKEGEIGRKVINQYTRYVTVILAILQAFGIAVALESGIGTGLQIVVEPGLMFRISSVITLVGGTMFLMWLGEQITSRGVGNGVSLIIFTGIVANLPSTFAQLLTAHSQADLSTFLLVTIVLIAVLVIGLIVFIERAQRRILIQYPKRQVGHQMFQGDMSHLPLKLNTAGVIPPIFASSLLLLPATINNFSDKMPQWVQAISYSLGHGQPLYMIIYAFLMAFFCFFYTAIVFNPSDTADQLKKHSGFIPGIRPGERTAEYIDYVLTRITVVGALYIILVCLLPEFMISAFQVPFYLGGTSLLIVVTVTLDTVAQIQGHLVAHQYEGLIKKSKLRGGRRNR
- a CDS encoding adenylate kinase — its product is MRVVLLGPPGAGKGTQAKMLTEEYNIPHLSTGDMLREVIAKETEVGKKAKAIISSGALVPDSIVNQIVSDRIDEADCINGFILDGYPRTVGQAEALQQILESKNMRLDAVIELCVNEDALIERMERRVQETVAAGGQVRLDDNPVAFAKRLVEYREKTSPLSKFYSERGMLKVIDGMIGIAEVTRIIKGFLS
- the rpsE gene encoding 30S ribosomal protein S5, coding for MAQKERGEREERDNEFVDRLVHINRVAKVVKGGRRFGFAALVVVGDQKGRVGFGHGKAREVPEAVRKATESAKRGMIYVPLRSGRTLHHDLEGRHGAGRVLLRSASAGTGIIAGGPMRAIFEALGMQDVVAKSLGSSNPYNMVRATFDALKHQMHPRDIAAQRGIKYSTLQARRRHLVDVEG
- the rplQ gene encoding 50S ribosomal protein L17, with the translated sequence MRHSKSGRKLNRTASHRKAMFANMATSLIEHEQIVTTLPKAKEIRPIVEKLVTLGKRGGLHARRQAIAALRDTGKVAKLFDTLAPRYASRNGGYLRIMKAGFRTGDNAPMAVIEFVDRDVEAKGAGDRARIEALENEKGTTS